The uncultured Carboxylicivirga sp. genomic interval CAAATTCAAGTTGTAAGGTGCATACCATTGTTAAGCAGTAAGTGAGGAGTGTAGTTTCGATAATAAGGCTGCCCAAATAATTTTCGGGCAGCCTTATTTAAAATTAGGATTTTGAATTTAAAAATATGCTAATTAACAGGAATAAACCTAATAGCGGTTCCTCCTCCTTTAGCTAGATTTAATTTCAATTTATTTGAAGGGTTTATCTCTCGTTTTTCAATTGTTACTGGATATGGATTGGTTTTGTAATTGGCATCTTCTCCATCTTGGTAAATGGTAGCACTGTATTTCTTAGTTGGATCTAAAAACGACAGGTCTACAGATATTTGTCTAGCATTCTCGTCGGTAATTGCACCTAAATACCAATCATCTGAGTTCCAATCTTTGCGTGCAGTTATTACATAATCACCAATTTCAGCAGAAAGCACTTTTGTTTCGCTCCATATTGCAGGTACTTGCTTAACAAATTCAAATGCTGGATTTCCGATGTAGTTTTCGGGTAAATCTGACGCCATTTGTTGAGGACTAAATATGATTACAAACAAAGCCAACTGTTTAGCTAAAGTAGTTTGAACTTTGGCTTTATTGGGTGTTTCGTAACTAAAATCGAAAGTACCAGGTGTAAAATCAAATGGTCCGGCTAGCATCCGAGTAAAAGGCAATATGGTAGTATGGTCAGGTGTATTTCCACCATCTGCTGACCATGCATCGTATTCTTGTCCACGGCCTCCTTCTTGTGTCATCAGATTAGGATAAGTACGTTGTAGTCCTGTTCCTTTAACAGGTTCGTGGTTATCAATCATGATGTGATAGCGAGCTGCTGTTTCAATTACTTTTCGATAATGACGCACTCCAAATTGGCTATCGTGCCATTCTTTTCCATCCAGAAACTTATTTACATAGCCTGTTTTAACCGCATTTACGCCGTTTTTATTATAAAGCTTGTAGGCATCTTCCATTTGTGCTTCGTAGTTGGAAACTGCTCCGGCTGTTTCGTGATGTCCGATTAAACGTACGTTTTTTGAAGCTGCATATTGACATATTTCTTCGAGATCAAAGTCTGGGTAAGGTTGAGTGAAACTAAATCGATTACCGTCGGCGGCCCAATCACCATCCCAACCAATGTTCCAACCTTCAATTAAAACTCCATCAAAGCCATTTTCTGAAGCAAAATCGATATATTTTTTTGCGTTTTGCGTGGTTGCTCCGTGTATAGGCCCTTGTCCCCAGGTATATTTATCAAGATGCATTCCCCACCATATTCCAATGTACTTCGAAGGTTCAATCCATGATACATCATTCAATGCACACGGATCGTTTAAATTAAGTGTAAGATTCGAAGTAGCCAAATCACCAGGATTGTCTCCAATAATAATAGAGCGCCATGGCGATTTAAATGGTGTTTTGGCATATACTTTAACTCCATTACTCCAAGGTACAAGCTCACTGACATATTGTTTATTGTTTTCCTTTCGTAAGGTCATTGAAGCAAAATTAGTAAGATTGGCTTCATGAATTGCAAAGTAGGTTCCGTCAGAAATTTCAAATGTTGCCGGAGTATTAATTGTATCGGTTTGTCCAATTTTGCTTTTTCGATAAAAGCTTTCGTAATAACTGTTTTCAGTATGTACGGGAATCCACCAGACGTTATGCTCATTGGTAAAAGTAAATTCAGTTAGTTCAGCTGCAATTTGCACACTATCGAGGTTTGACTGTTCAGGAAACTCGTATCGAAAACCAACACCATCATTAAAAACCCTAAATATAATGTTCATTTGGTGTTTGCCTCCTGATTTTTGTTGCAGTTTTATTTTTAACTCATTATGATGATCGGTTACTATTTTTGATTCACCCCATGGTTGTTCCCATTGGGTATTAGATGAGTCTTTTTCAACATTAATAATTGCAAAATCGTTAGATAAATCGGACTGATTCAGTAATTCAAATCCCATTCGAGAATCAGTTATTAATGTTTGATCTCCCTTTTGAACGGAATAGTAAGGAATACCTTCTTTTACCTTAACCATTACTTTTATGTTTTGATCAGGTGAGTTTACCATTAGTGGAGGCTTACTACACGAAATCAACACAAATGCTGGTACAAGTAATAGATAAGCCCATTTTTTAAAATATTTCACGTGGCTATAATTTAATTGTTATATATTAATTTTCAGAAATGATGTCAAGTATTTCAATCGCTTTATCTACCTGAAGAGAAACAAAATAATAAAAGGCCTGATCTAATTGTGTTTGTATGAAAGAATTGCTTTTATACTGTTTACGATATTCGTACAATTGATGAATGTTTTCAAATACAGATGTTTGACCAGATACACCTGCAAAGCTTTTTAGTTTATCGATAAAAGTATAACCAAATTCGTTGGTTGGTTCAAACATAGTTCCTTCGCCAAAGTCATTCCATGTTACCAATTGTAAGTAATCGACATTGGCAGATGCAGCCAGTTGTAATGTTTCGTCTAAAACAGCTCCATCCTGATGGTCGATTGTCCAACCAATTTCATTACCCCAACCACCTTCGTTATAAAAATCGACGAAGCCAGGATAAGCTGCTCCCATAGCTATGCTTAGCGATTGAGATCTGTTTTGATAAAAATCGTTTAAATGTTCATTATCCTGATACACCCAGGCATACTCCCCATCAGCATTTTCTCCGGCATCAGATGATTCGTTCCACAGAGTTAAAAAAGTTGGTTTTTGAGAGAGAACACTAAATACGTTTGTCCAGTTTTCTGGCGATTCTAAAGTAATTGGCCCAAATACCATTAATAAAGGATTGCTATTTATTTGGATATAATCATCCTTGGTAAAATAGTTTGATTGAAGATAACGCATATCATTTTTGGCTGCATTTTCATTATTTGCCGCCATTCCCGCATTTACTACCTCGGGTAGGGTACGATCTTCGTACACAAAGGCATATTTCAATCCAACTTCATCCAGCAGATTTATCACTACTTGTGTGTTTTTATTGATACTACTGTAATCATTAACATC includes:
- a CDS encoding glycoside hydrolase family 97 protein; translated protein: MKYFKKWAYLLLVPAFVLISCSKPPLMVNSPDQNIKVMVKVKEGIPYYSVQKGDQTLITDSRMGFELLNQSDLSNDFAIINVEKDSSNTQWEQPWGESKIVTDHHNELKIKLQQKSGGKHQMNIIFRVFNDGVGFRYEFPEQSNLDSVQIAAELTEFTFTNEHNVWWIPVHTENSYYESFYRKSKIGQTDTINTPATFEISDGTYFAIHEANLTNFASMTLRKENNKQYVSELVPWSNGVKVYAKTPFKSPWRSIIIGDNPGDLATSNLTLNLNDPCALNDVSWIEPSKYIGIWWGMHLDKYTWGQGPIHGATTQNAKKYIDFASENGFDGVLIEGWNIGWDGDWAADGNRFSFTQPYPDFDLEEICQYAASKNVRLIGHHETAGAVSNYEAQMEDAYKLYNKNGVNAVKTGYVNKFLDGKEWHDSQFGVRHYRKVIETAARYHIMIDNHEPVKGTGLQRTYPNLMTQEGGRGQEYDAWSADGGNTPDHTTILPFTRMLAGPFDFTPGTFDFSYETPNKAKVQTTLAKQLALFVIIFSPQQMASDLPENYIGNPAFEFVKQVPAIWSETKVLSAEIGDYVITARKDWNSDDWYLGAITDENARQISVDLSFLDPTKKYSATIYQDGEDANYKTNPYPVTIEKREINPSNKLKLNLAKGGGTAIRFIPVN
- a CDS encoding glycoside hydrolase family 71/99-like protein produces the protein MRIMNMFLYAICMLLMACSDDNGSSQTDTGHVEKYDPVQVNKSNTTDLYMHYMTWFETKESSDNNSWGVHWTMANQNPDNITNDKREIASHFYPLIGPYHSGDKDVIEYHLLLMKYAGIDGLLFDWYGTYDVNDYSSINKNTQVVINLLDEVGLKYAFVYEDRTLPEVVNAGMAANNENAAKNDMRYLQSNYFTKDDYIQINSNPLLMVFGPITLESPENWTNVFSVLSQKPTFLTLWNESSDAGENADGEYAWVYQDNEHLNDFYQNRSQSLSIAMGAAYPGFVDFYNEGGWGNEIGWTIDHQDGAVLDETLQLAASANVDYLQLVTWNDFGEGTMFEPTNEFGYTFIDKLKSFAGVSGQTSVFENIHQLYEYRKQYKSNSFIQTQLDQAFYYFVSLQVDKAIEILDIISEN